The DNA region GATGCGCCACAGATCGCCCTCGCGGCGGACCGAGACGACGCGGGTGCCCACCGCGATCTCGGCGCCCCGCGCCTCGGCATCGCGCGCGTTGAGCACCACGAGGCGCGTGTCGTCGACGCGCGCGTCCGAATACTCGAAGCCGCGCCGGAACTCGGATTTGAGCGGGGCGCCGATCGGGCCGGAGAGGTCGACGGGGCGCGTGCCGGGCAGGCGCTTGCGGCCGCCGAGATGGTCGTAGAGGAACAGCCCGATCCGCAGCAGCCAGGCCGGACGCAGGCCGGTGTGCAGCGGCAGGACGAAGCGCAGCGGGCGCACGATGTGGGGCGCGATGCCCCAGAGCACCTCGCGCTCGGCCAGCGCCTCGCGCACGAGGCGGAACTCGTAGTGCTCCAGGTAGCGCAGGCCACCGTGGATCAGCTTGGTCGACCATGACGAGGTGCCGCTGCCGAGGTCGTTCTGCTCGGTCAGCGAGACCGAGTACCCGCGGCCGGCCGCGTCCCGCGCGATCCCGCAGCCGTTGATCCCCCCGCCGATGACGGCAACGTCGAACGTGCGCATGATCCTCCCCCTTTCGTGTCGCGGCGTCTAACGCGCGACTGCGAAAGCGAGCAAATTGAATACGAAACCAAAGGAAAGTCAACCGAAAGCGATACGCTCAGCGACCGGTTTCGACGAGGCGGACTCCGGAAGCGCGGCAGAGGTCGCGCAGCGTCTCGCTGGGGCAGCGATCGGTCACGAAGGTGCCGACCTGACTGAGCTGGGCGAGCCGCACCGGCGCGCTCCGTTCGAACTTCGTGGAATCCGCGACCAGAACGACGTGGCGGGCGTTGGCGATGATCGCCTGGGCGACCCGGACCTCCCGGTAGTCGAAATCGAGGAGCGCCCCGTCCTCGTCGATCGCCGAGGCCCCGATCACCGCGAAATCGACCTTGAACTGGCGGATGAAATCCACCGCCGCCTCCCCGACGATCCCCCCGTCCGAGCGGCGGATCAGGCCGCCCGCCACGATGCACTCGATCTCGGGGCTCGGCCGCAGGGCGAGCGCGACGTTGAGGTTGTTGGTGATCACCATGAGCCCGGAATGGCCGTGAAGCGCCCGGGCGACGGCCTCGGTGGTGGTGCCGATGTTGATGAACAGCGAGGAGCGGTCCGGGATCAGGTCGGCGGCCGCGCGCGCGATCGCCGCCTTCTCGGGCGCCGCCAGCGCGTTGCGGGCCTCGTAGTCGAGGTTCTCGGCCCCCGCGCCGAGGACGGCCCCGCCGTGGATGCGCGACAGGAGGCGCGCGTCGCACAGGTCGTTGAGATCCTTCCGGATGGTCTGCACGCTGACCGCGAACCGGCCGGACAGGGCATCGACCGATACGCGCCCCTCGGTCCGCGCGAGGTCCATGATCGCGTTCTGACGCTCCGAGAGCATGCCTGCAGACCTCCGCGCGACGAAATTGAAACCGTTTTCGGTGCGAGCGCGCCAGCGCTTCGAAAAAGCGAAGGCGCGTTCCGGACCGGTGACACGCCTAGCGGATTCGACCCAGGGAGGAAACGGCGGGACGCCGCAGGCCGGCCCGTCGGCCCGCAGGGCGCGGAGGCAGGACTCGCGGGGCGCGAGCCTTCGGCGCGGCGCCTGCCCCGATCACCTGCCCCGTTGACGATGGGCGCCGGCGCGTCGACAAGCGCCGCGATGCAACGAATTCCGTATTCGGATCGATGACGCGCGCGGCCGTCACGCAGAACTGGTCTCCGGTCGGAGGCGGGGATCTCGGCGACCTGATCCGCGGCCATGACTGGGCGGCGACGCCGCTCGGGGCCATCGACACCTGGCCCGCGCCCGTCCGGACCATCGTCCAGACCTTGCTGCTCTCGCCAGTCCCGACCGTGGCGATCTGGGGTCGCGACGGCATCCTGGTCTACAATCAGGGTTACGCGGAGATCTGCGGCCCGCGCCATCCGGAGGCGCTCGGCGGGCGCCTTCTGGAGCTCTGGCCGGAAGCCCGCGCCTTCAACGCGCGCGTGATCGCGAGCGGCCTGTCCGGTCGCCCGCTCAGCTTCCGCGCCCAGGAACTCGAGCTCTGGCGGCACGGGCGCGCCGAGACGGTCTGGATGGACCTGGAATACACCCCGGTCCTGGACGATCAGGGCACGCCGATCGGCACGCTCGCCACGGTGCTCGACATCACCGAACGCGTCCTCAGCGAGCGTCGGATCGCCGAGAACGAGAGCCGCCTCCGCTTCCTCGACCAGCTGGGTCAGGCAACCGCGCACGCCCGCGACGCCGGCGCGATCCTGGAGATCACCACGCGCCGCGTGGGCGCGCACCTGAACCTGTCGAACTGCGCCTACGCCGACATGGATCCGGACGGCGACGGCTTCACCATCCGCGGCAACTGGCACGCGCCAACATCGCCCTCGATCCTGGGGCATTACAGCCTCGCCGCTTTCGGCGCGCTGGCCGTCCAGGAACTGAATGCCGGCCGGCCCCTCATCATCAACGACAACGCCGCCGAGCTCGCCCCGCACGAGGCCGAGACCTTCCGGGCGATCGGGATCGCGGCCACCATCTGCATGCCGCTCGTGAAGGACGGCCGGCTCGCGGCCCTGATGGCCATCCACCACGCGCAGCCCCACCGCTGGTCGCACGCCGAGCTCGCGCTCATCCGCGAAGTCACCGAGCGCTGCTGGGCGCATATCGAGCGTGTCGGGGCCGAGGCGAGCCTGCGGGTCAGCGAAGCGCGGCTCCGCGCCCTGGTCCACGCGACCTCCGACGTGGTCTACCACATGAGCCCGGACTGGCAGGAGATGCGCCAGCTCGACGGGCGCGGCTTCCTGTCCGACATGGCGGAGCCGAGCGTGCGCTGGCTCGACCGCTACGTCGATCCGGCCGACAGGCCCGAGGTCATGGCGGCCGTCGACGATGCGGTCCGCCGCAAAGGCCTGTTCCAACTCGAGCACCGGGTCCGGCGCGCCGACGGCGGCGTCGGCTGGACGCTGTCGCGCGCGGTGCCGCTGATCGATCGGCACGGGACCGTGACCGAGTGGTTCGGGATGGCGAGCGACGTCACGTTCCGGCACGAGGCCGACGCGCGGCTCAGGGAGAGCGAGGCCCGATTCCGCGCCATGGCGGACGACGCGCCGGTGATGACCTGGATCACCGACGAGACCGGCGCGTGCATCTACCTCAACCGTCGCTGGTACGAGTTCACCGGTCAGGCCGAGGCCGAGGCGCTCGGCCTCGGCTGGCTCGACGCGATCCATCCCGACGACCGCGCCCGCTCCGAAGAGGTGTTCCTGGCGGCGAACGCGGACCGGACGTCGTTCCGCCTGGAATACCGCCTCCGAGACAGGGACGGCCGGTACCGCTGGGCGCTCGACGCCGCGTCGCCGAGACTCGACGCCGACGGCGCGTTCCTCGGCTACTTCGGCTCGGTGATCGACATCGACGAGCGCCGCGAGGCCGAGGCACGGCTGCGCACCCTGACCGACGTCGTGCCGGCCTTCGTCTGGTTCGCCTCGCCGGACGGCCGGCTGCATTTCCTGAACAACCGTTGGTGCGCGTATACCGGCCTCGATACGCGGGCGTCGCTGCCCGATGGCTGGATCGAGGCGGTCCATCCGGACGATCGCGCGCGGACCGCGGCCACCTGGTCGGACGCGCGCGAGCGCGGCGTCACCTACGAGATCGAGGTCCGCTACCGCCGGCACGACGGTGCGTATCGCTGGTACATGGCCCGGGCCGAACCGCTGCGCGATCCCGGCGGGACCATCACCGCCTGGTTCGGCACGTCGACCGACATCCACGACCGCAAGCTCGCCGAAGACGGCCTGCGCGAGTTGAACGAGACCCTCGAGAGCCGTGTCGCCGAACGCACCGGGGAGCTGCTCAAGACCGAGGAGGCGCTGCGCCAGTCGCAGAAGATGGAGGCCGTGGGCCAGCTCACGGGCGGGGTGGCGCACGACTTCAACAACCTGCTCACCATCATCCGCTCGTCCGTCGACTTCCTGCGCCGGCCCGAACTGCCCGAGGCGCGCAAGGCCCGCTACCTCGACGCGGTGTCCGACACGGTCGATCGCGCCGCCAAGCTGACCGGCCAGCTCCTCGCCTTCGCCCGCCGCCAGACCTTGGCCCCGCAGATCTTCGACCTCGGCGACCGGTTGCGGGCCGTGGCCGAGCTGCTCGACACGGTGACCGGCGCGCGGATCCGCGTCGTCACCGAGGTCCCGGACATCTCCTGCGCCGTGCGCGCCGACCTCAGCCAGTTCGAGACGGCGCTGGTGAACATCGCCGTCAACGCGCGCGACGCGATGGACGGCGAAGGCACCCTCACGTTGCGGTTGACCTGCACCTGCCCGCTGCCGGCGATCCGCGGCCACGCGGCGAGCGCCCAGCCCTTCGCCGCGATCGCGCTGACCGACACCGGGTCCGGCATCGCCCCGAACGTGCTGGACCGGATCTTCGAGCCGTTCTTCACCACGAAGGAGGTCGGCAAGGGGACGGGGCTGGGCCTGAGCCAGGTCTTCGGCTTCGCGAAGCAGTCGGGCGGCGATGTCGCGGTCGAGAGCGTGCTCGGCGCGGGGACGACCTTCACGCTCTACCTGCCCGAAGTCGCGGCCGAGACCGTGCCGTACGACACGGCCGCCGCCGCCGCCGCCGCCGCGGCGCCGGCCTCGCCCGTCGGTTCCGGCCAGCGCGTTCTCGTGGTCGAGGACAACGTCGAGGTCGGCACCTTCGCCACGCAGATCCTGGAAGATCTCGGCTACGAGACCACCTGGGCGGCGAATGCCGAGGAGGCTCTGGACCGGCTCGGATCGGAGGGGGCGGAGTTCGACGTCGTGTTCTCGGACGTGGTGATGCCGGGGATGGGCGGGCTCGCCCTCGCGCAGGAACTCAGACGCCGGATGCCGCGACTGCCGGTGCTCCTGGCCTCAGGCTACAGCCACGTCCTCGCACAGGACGGCACGCACGGGTTCTCGGTGCTGCACAAGCCCTACTCGGCCGAGCAGCTCGGACGCCTGCTCCGGCAAGTCACCGCGCCGAAGCGGGACGCGGCGGCGACGCCGTGAGCCGGCGCCGTGCACGGCCGCGCAGCCCGGTCTGCCGCGCCGCGGGCGCGGTCGTGACGCCGGACCGACGACGCGCTCGCGCCCCGGCTGTCTCCCGATGCGACCGGCGGTGTAAGACGGGCACCGACAACCTGGATGGATGACGGTGCCGTCCCCCCCTGCCGCCGACATGACGACGCCTGAAGACCCGCACGCGCCCGCCACCCGGGACGACGACCCGTTCGACGCGGACGGCCTGCGGCTGACGCTCGACGAGGCCGGCATTTGCGGCTGGGCCCTCGACATCCCGACCGGACGCGTCACGATCCTCCCGTCCTGCATCCGCCTGTTCGGCGTGCCGCCGGACCGTCTCACCACCTTCGCCGAGACGCAGGCCTTCGTGCATCCGGACGATCGCGCCGCCAGGGCGGCGGCGATCGGACGCGCGCTGACCGAAGGCGGGAGCTACGAGATCGACTACCGCGCCGTGCATCCCGACGGACGCGTTCACTGGTTGCGCTCGCGCGGGCGCGTGCAGGTCGATGCCGACGGTCGGCCGTGCCGGCACCGCGGCGTGGTCTTCAGCATCCACGAGCAGAAGCAGGCCGACGAGGATCTGCGGGCGCGCGAGGCGCACCTGCGCTCGATCCTCGACACGGTACCCGACGCGATGATCGTCATCGACGAGCAGGCGCGGATCAGATCGTTCAGCGCGGCCGCCGTGCGCCAGTTCGGCTACGGCTCGGACGAGATGGTCGGCCGGAACGTCAGCCTGCTGATGCCGGAACCGTACCGCAGCCAGCACGACGCCTACATGTCCCGCTACCTCGTGACGGGTGAGCGGCGGATCATCGGCATCGGCCGCGTCGTGGTCGGCCAGCGCAAGGACGGCTCGACCTTCCCCATGGAACTGTCGGTCGGCGAGATGCGCTCGGGCGGCGAGCGCTACTTCACCGGCTTCATCCGCGACCTCACCGAGCGGAACCAGACCGAGACCCGCCTGCAGGAGCTGCAGTCCGAGCTGGTGCACATGTCGCGCTTCACCGCCCTCGGCGAGATGGCGTCGACCCTGGCGCACGAGATCAACCAGCCGCTGACGGCGATCGCGAGCTACCTCAAGGGCTGCCGACGCCTCCTTGGGCGCATGGAAGGCCCCGAGGTGCCCCTGCTCGCCGACGCCGTGACGCAAGCGGCCGATCAGGCCCTGAGAGCCGGGCAGGTGATCCGGCACCTGCGGGATTTCGTGTCGCGCGGCGAGAGCGAGCGGCACATCGAGGGCTTGCCCAAGCTGATCGAGGAAGCGAGCGCCCTCGCCCTCGTCGGCGCCAAGGAGAAGGGCGTGCGCGTCCGGTTCGACCTCGACCCGGACGCGCCCCTCGTGTTGGCGGTCCGGATCCAGGTGCAGCAGGTCCTGCTCAACCTCATCCGCAACGCGATCGAGGCCATGCAGGAGGTCGCCCGGCGCGACCTGACCGTCGCCACGCGGGCGTTTCCGACCGAGGGCCTGGTCGAGGTTCGGGTGTCGGATACCGGGACCGGCATCGCCCCCGAGATCGCCGAGCAGCTGTTCCAGCCCTTCGTGACCACGAAGGCGAGCGGCATGGGCGTCGGCCTGTCGATCTGCCGGACCATCGTCGAGGCCCACGGCGGCAAGATCCAGGCCGGCCCCGGCCCGGACGGCGGGACCACCTTCCGCTTCACCCTGCGCGCCTTCGACCGGGAGGAGATGGCCCATGTCGAGTGACGCGCCCGTGCACATCGTGGACGACGATGTCGCGGTGCGCCAGGCGCTGGCCTTCCTGCTGGCGACCGACGGGCTGGCCGTCCGCGTCCACGAGTCCGCGACCGCCTTCCTGGCCGCCGAGGCCGGGCGCGTCGGGTGCGTCGTCACGGACGTGCGCATGCCCGGCATCGACGGCGTCGAGCTCCTGCACCGCCTCCGTCAGCGGGGCGGCCTGCCGCCGGTGATCGTCATGACGGGCCACGCGGACGTCGCCCTCGCGGTCGCGGCCATGAAGGCCGGCGCGGTCGACTTCATCGAGAAGCCGTTCGACGACGAGGTGCTTCTCGCCAGCATCCGGTCGGCCCTGGCGCGGGCGGACCGGACCGCGAAGCGCGCGTCCGAGCGCGACGCGATGCGGGCGCGCCTGGCCGAGCTGACCGAGCGCGAGCGGCAGGTGCTGGAGGGTCTGGTCGCCGGCAAGGCCAACAAGGTCATCGGCCTCGACCTCGGCATCAGCCCGCGGACGGTGGAGATCTACCGGGCGAACGTCATGTCGAAGCTTCAGGCGGGCAGCCTCTCCGAGCTCGTCCGCATGGCCCTGATCGCGGGACAGGCGGACGGCGACTGAGGACGGAGGCGATCCCACAGCCGGCCGGGTCTCTCCGACCTGCGTCAGGGTCTCGCGGACCGGCGGGGCGTGTTCACGGCGACCTCGGGCCAGGGTCGAGAACCGGCGTCTCGGGCCGCGCGACCTCCGGGACCGGCTTGCGGCAGATCAAGGCGCCCGTCCCCTGGGCGGCCTACCCCGATTTCGCGAAGGATCCTGCCAAGCAATGCCGAAGCGCACGGGGCCGGTCCTCGTCGTCGACGACGACGAGGCCGTCCGCGACTCCCTGAAATTCGCCCTGGAGCTGGAAGGATTGCAGGTCCGCCTGTACGCGGGCGCCGCGCAGCTTCTGCGCGACGTCGCCCTGCCGACGGACGGCTGTCTGCTGGTCGATTACCGGATGCCCGACATGGACGGGCTCGAACTCGTGGCCCGTCTGCGCGCGCGCGACGTCGCCCTGCCGGCGATCCTGATCACCGGCCGCCTGTCGGGCGACCTGGGCCGCCTCGCGGCGGATGCCGGCTTCAGGCGCGTGGTCGAGAAGCCGTTCGAGGACGGCTCGCTCCTCGAAGGGATCCACGAGGCCCTGGCCCTTCAGACCGGCGGCCGGATCGGCCTCCGTAAAACCCCTTAAGAGAAGGTCCCGAATGTCGCCGCGCCGGGGAGGAGCGTAGCCAGGAGCGACGTTCCGCTCCCGGAGGCTCCCATGCTGACCGCCCTCGCCACCGCCGGCCTCGCCCCTGTCCTCGGACGCGGCGCGCCGGCCGCGCTTCCCGCGTCCCCCGCGTCCGAGTCCCGGACCGCGACGCGCCGGACCTTCGCGGCCAACGAGGAGATATACGCCGAGGGCGACCGGGCCATGTTCTTCTACAAGATCGCCGTCGGGGTGGTGCGCACCTACAAGCTGCTGTCGGACGGTCGTCGGCAGATCGGCGCCTTCTACCTGCCGGGCGACATCTTCGGCCTGGAATCCGGGGAGGATCACCGCTTCAGCGCCGACGCCGTCGGCGAGACGCGGCTGCTCGTCCATCGCCGCGAGCCGCGGGTCCTGACGGGCGACGACGGCGGCCTCGCCCGCGAGGTCGTGGCCGCGATGATGCGCGATCTGGAGCGGGCGCAGGAGCACATGATGCTGCTCGGTCGCAAGTCCGCCCGGGAACGGATCGCGAGCTTCCTGCTCGCCCTGGCGGAGCGGACGGCGGACGCGGGCCGGGCGATCTGCCTGCCCATGTCGCGCAACGACATGGCCGACCATCTGGGCCTGACGATCGAGAGCGTCTCCCGCGCCGTCACCCAGCTCGAGCGGGAGGGGCTGATCGAGCTGCCTCCGAACCGCCGCACCGTCATCCTGCGCAACGCCGCCGCCCTGCGGGACCTCGCCGACTGACGAGATCCGCTTCCGATCGGCTCGGGACGGTGTGGAAGGGAGCGCACTCCGGTCGAAGCCACAGGCCCTCACGTGACCGAGCGACCGTGATGGCAGAGGTGCGCGATCCCCTCGCACGCTCCGGTATCGACCGGAGCCGGCTCCCTGCGATGGCGGGGCGCGCCGTCGGGCCTGTCCCGGCGTCCCGTCCGTTCGGCCGGGATGGGTCGGGCCGGCTGCCGCAAGCGGATCCAGCGACACGGATCCGCGTCGACGATGTCTAGACCGCGGCCAGCAGGCCTTCCCCGAGGAAGGATTCGGGACCCGGAACGCCGGGAAGAGCGAAGAAATAGCCGCCGCCTGTCGGGCGGATGTACTCTTCGAGGCCCTCGCCGGACAGACGGTTCTGCACCGTGATGAAGCCGGCCGCGAGATCGGCCTGATAGCAGACGAACAGCAGGCCCATGTCGAGCTGGCCGGCGGCGGTCAGCCCGCGGGAATAGTTGTAGCTGCGGCGCAGGATCAGACTGCCCTCAGTGCCCGGCAGGCGCGGGTTGGCGAGACGGATATGGGCGGCGAGCGAGATGGCCTCGCCGTCCGGGTCGGCGCCGTAGTCCGGAACGTCGCGCTCGTGTCCCTGCCTGAGCGGCGCGCCGCTGCCCTTGTGCCGGCCGATGATCGCCTCCTGCTCGCCGAGCGGCGTGCGGTCCCAGCGCTCGACGAGGGTGCGGATGATCCGCACCACCTGGTAGCTTCCGCCCGCCGTCCAGGCCGGCTCGTCCTGCCCCGGCCCGACCCAGACGTAGCGGTCCATCAGCCGGGAATCCCGCACGTCGAGGTTGGCGGTGCCGTCCTTGAAGCCCAGCATGTTGCGCACGGTGTCGGCCCCCATGGTCTTCACCACGTGGGGCGGCAGGAAACCCTCGATCTTCCAGCGCGGCGCGAGGAGGCCGGGCGTCGCCTTGATGACGTCGCGCAGGGCGTGGATGTTGGTCTCGGCCGTGTTCGAGCAGAACTGGATCAGCAGGTCGCCGTGGCACTGGCCCGGGTCGAGGGCGTCGTTGGAGAAGCGCTCCATGGGCCCGAGATGGCGCGGGCGGGCGCGCGCCAAGCCGAACCGGTAGTCGAACAGGCTCGCGCCGACCGAGACCGTGGCGGTGAGGTTGTCGGGGAGCACCGTCGGTCCGAGGATGCCGGAATTGCGCGGCGGCAGCTGCGGGTGGAGATCGGGCACCGCACCGCCCCGCGTCAGGAAGGCGAGGCGCTCGGTGAGCGTCCGGAACAGGTGGGGCAGCTCGCCGCGACGCTCGGCCAGCACGTCGAAGGCGACGTAGAGGGCGGCGGCCGGCTGCGGGGTGACGATCCCGGCCTGGTGGAGCCCGTGGAAGGGCTGGGCGACGAGCGTCCCCTCGGTGGCGGTGGTCGGCGTCGCGTCCTCGGCCCGAGCGGGCCCGAGGAGCGCCGCGGCGCCGAGGCCGCCGAGGAACCGGCGGCGGGAGGTGACCGGGGAAAGGAAGCGCATCGTCGCTCGGCAAAATCTGGTCGTGTTGCCACCTGTAGCCTCGAAGAAAGGCCACAGGGCGGCACCTCGGCAATGATATCAGTCTAGCCCGAGCCGGCCACGCAGCGTCGACAGATCTTCAGCCAGAAGGGTGATGGGCCCCTTCAGGGCGTTCCGGTCCCGGGCCGTCAGGTTATCGTAGCTCTGGAAGCCGCCGTCCGGGCCGCGGTAGCGGGCGAGCAGGTCCTCGACCCGCTTGTAGCTGCGCTCGACCCGGGCCACGAAGTCCCGGTCCGTCAGCAGCGGCCGCAGGAGCGTGAACACGACCTTCGAGCCCTCGATGTTGGCCTGGAAGTCCCACAGGTCGGTGCGGCTATAGCGCTCCTCCTCGCCGCTGATCTTGGTGGCGGCGATCCCCTCGATCAGGGCCGAGGCCGCCCCGACCGCCTTGGCGGGCGGGATGGCGAGCGCCGCGACGCGGTCGCGCAGGGTCACGGTCTCGGCGGCGAGACGCTCCGCGACCTCGCCGAGCCCTTCCGTGGTGCCGAGGGTGAACAGCGCCATCTCCAGGCGGTGGAAGCCCACGAAGGCGGGGTCGCGCTCGCGCAGCTCGAACTCGTCGCTGCGCACGTCGAGACGCTTGATCAGCTCGGGAAACAGGCCCGCCACCGGCTCGATTCGCTCGTAGGGCGCGCGCGCCGGGGCGTAGAGCCGGCGCGCCTCCGCGAGCTGCCCGGCCTGGATCGCCGCGACGAAGCGCGCGGTCTCGCGCACGAAGGCGTCGGCCTGGGCCACGACGTAGGTCCTGTAGGCGGCGAGGGCCGCGGCCAGCTCCGGCGCCACCGGCCGGGACGGCCGCGCGGGACGCGGGCCGTCCGGCCTGTCGAGGGACCAGCCCGGGCCGGCGCCGCCGACGCCGATCAGCATCGCCAGAGCGAGGGCCGCGGTGCGGGATCGATCCCGGGCGAGGCATGGAGACTCGGGCATGGGCGGCGGCGGATCGTGACACGGAGCGCGACCCGAGCCGGCCGCATCGTCCGGCTAATCGAGGCCTCACCGACGGGCAACTGCCGACCGCTGCGGCGGTTCGGGGCCGGTCCTGATCGACCGGCTTCCCGGGCGGCGCGGATCATGACCGCGGGGCGGTCAGACGAGGAGCGGGATCACGATGGCGAGCAGGAGATTCCCGCCCACGAGCAGGACCAGAGGGAGCGTTTCCATGCCGGTCAGCCCAGGCAGGCCAGGGCGCGGATCCCGGCCGTCGCGGGCTTCGCCGGGCAGGCAGGCGCGTCCGCGGCGGAGACCCGGGTGCCGCCCGATTGCCCGGTGACGGCCTGCGAGAGCGCCGGCAGGTAGGTCGTACCGACCATGATGCCGGCCGAGAGCAGGAGGCGGGCGATGACGTCGAGCATGGTG from Methylobacterium sp. NMS14P includes:
- a CDS encoding DeoR/GlpR family DNA-binding transcription regulator, whose protein sequence is MLSERQNAIMDLARTEGRVSVDALSGRFAVSVQTIRKDLNDLCDARLLSRIHGGAVLGAGAENLDYEARNALAAPEKAAIARAAADLIPDRSSLFINIGTTTEAVARALHGHSGLMVITNNLNVALALRPSPEIECIVAGGLIRRSDGGIVGEAAVDFIRQFKVDFAVIGASAIDEDGALLDFDYREVRVAQAIIANARHVVLVADSTKFERSAPVRLAQLSQVGTFVTDRCPSETLRDLCRASGVRLVETGR
- a CDS encoding PAS domain S-box protein, producing MTRAAVTQNWSPVGGGDLGDLIRGHDWAATPLGAIDTWPAPVRTIVQTLLLSPVPTVAIWGRDGILVYNQGYAEICGPRHPEALGGRLLELWPEARAFNARVIASGLSGRPLSFRAQELELWRHGRAETVWMDLEYTPVLDDQGTPIGTLATVLDITERVLSERRIAENESRLRFLDQLGQATAHARDAGAILEITTRRVGAHLNLSNCAYADMDPDGDGFTIRGNWHAPTSPSILGHYSLAAFGALAVQELNAGRPLIINDNAAELAPHEAETFRAIGIAATICMPLVKDGRLAALMAIHHAQPHRWSHAELALIREVTERCWAHIERVGAEASLRVSEARLRALVHATSDVVYHMSPDWQEMRQLDGRGFLSDMAEPSVRWLDRYVDPADRPEVMAAVDDAVRRKGLFQLEHRVRRADGGVGWTLSRAVPLIDRHGTVTEWFGMASDVTFRHEADARLRESEARFRAMADDAPVMTWITDETGACIYLNRRWYEFTGQAEAEALGLGWLDAIHPDDRARSEEVFLAANADRTSFRLEYRLRDRDGRYRWALDAASPRLDADGAFLGYFGSVIDIDERREAEARLRTLTDVVPAFVWFASPDGRLHFLNNRWCAYTGLDTRASLPDGWIEAVHPDDRARTAATWSDARERGVTYEIEVRYRRHDGAYRWYMARAEPLRDPGGTITAWFGTSTDIHDRKLAEDGLRELNETLESRVAERTGELLKTEEALRQSQKMEAVGQLTGGVAHDFNNLLTIIRSSVDFLRRPELPEARKARYLDAVSDTVDRAAKLTGQLLAFARRQTLAPQIFDLGDRLRAVAELLDTVTGARIRVVTEVPDISCAVRADLSQFETALVNIAVNARDAMDGEGTLTLRLTCTCPLPAIRGHAASAQPFAAIALTDTGSGIAPNVLDRIFEPFFTTKEVGKGTGLGLSQVFGFAKQSGGDVAVESVLGAGTTFTLYLPEVAAETVPYDTAAAAAAAAAPASPVGSGQRVLVVEDNVEVGTFATQILEDLGYETTWAANAEEALDRLGSEGAEFDVVFSDVVMPGMGGLALAQELRRRMPRLPVLLASGYSHVLAQDGTHGFSVLHKPYSAEQLGRLLRQVTAPKRDAAATP
- a CDS encoding PAS domain S-box protein, whose protein sequence is MTTPEDPHAPATRDDDPFDADGLRLTLDEAGICGWALDIPTGRVTILPSCIRLFGVPPDRLTTFAETQAFVHPDDRAARAAAIGRALTEGGSYEIDYRAVHPDGRVHWLRSRGRVQVDADGRPCRHRGVVFSIHEQKQADEDLRAREAHLRSILDTVPDAMIVIDEQARIRSFSAAAVRQFGYGSDEMVGRNVSLLMPEPYRSQHDAYMSRYLVTGERRIIGIGRVVVGQRKDGSTFPMELSVGEMRSGGERYFTGFIRDLTERNQTETRLQELQSELVHMSRFTALGEMASTLAHEINQPLTAIASYLKGCRRLLGRMEGPEVPLLADAVTQAADQALRAGQVIRHLRDFVSRGESERHIEGLPKLIEEASALALVGAKEKGVRVRFDLDPDAPLVLAVRIQVQQVLLNLIRNAIEAMQEVARRDLTVATRAFPTEGLVEVRVSDTGTGIAPEIAEQLFQPFVTTKASGMGVGLSICRTIVEAHGGKIQAGPGPDGGTTFRFTLRAFDREEMAHVE
- the fixJ gene encoding response regulator FixJ — encoded protein: MSSDAPVHIVDDDVAVRQALAFLLATDGLAVRVHESATAFLAAEAGRVGCVVTDVRMPGIDGVELLHRLRQRGGLPPVIVMTGHADVALAVAAMKAGAVDFIEKPFDDEVLLASIRSALARADRTAKRASERDAMRARLAELTERERQVLEGLVAGKANKVIGLDLGISPRTVEIYRANVMSKLQAGSLSELVRMALIAGQADGD
- a CDS encoding response regulator transcription factor; the protein is MPKRTGPVLVVDDDEAVRDSLKFALELEGLQVRLYAGAAQLLRDVALPTDGCLLVDYRMPDMDGLELVARLRARDVALPAILITGRLSGDLGRLAADAGFRRVVEKPFEDGSLLEGIHEALALQTGGRIGLRKTP
- a CDS encoding helix-turn-helix domain-containing protein, which gives rise to MLTALATAGLAPVLGRGAPAALPASPASESRTATRRTFAANEEIYAEGDRAMFFYKIAVGVVRTYKLLSDGRRQIGAFYLPGDIFGLESGEDHRFSADAVGETRLLVHRREPRVLTGDDGGLAREVVAAMMRDLERAQEHMMLLGRKSARERIASFLLALAERTADAGRAICLPMSRNDMADHLGLTIESVSRAVTQLEREGLIELPPNRRTVILRNAAALRDLAD
- the efeB gene encoding iron uptake transporter deferrochelatase/peroxidase subunit, with the translated sequence MRFLSPVTSRRRFLGGLGAAALLGPARAEDATPTTATEGTLVAQPFHGLHQAGIVTPQPAAALYVAFDVLAERRGELPHLFRTLTERLAFLTRGGAVPDLHPQLPPRNSGILGPTVLPDNLTATVSVGASLFDYRFGLARARPRHLGPMERFSNDALDPGQCHGDLLIQFCSNTAETNIHALRDVIKATPGLLAPRWKIEGFLPPHVVKTMGADTVRNMLGFKDGTANLDVRDSRLMDRYVWVGPGQDEPAWTAGGSYQVVRIIRTLVERWDRTPLGEQEAIIGRHKGSGAPLRQGHERDVPDYGADPDGEAISLAAHIRLANPRLPGTEGSLILRRSYNYSRGLTAAGQLDMGLLFVCYQADLAAGFITVQNRLSGEGLEEYIRPTGGGYFFALPGVPGPESFLGEGLLAAV
- the efeO gene encoding iron uptake system protein EfeO; translated protein: MPESPCLARDRSRTAALALAMLIGVGGAGPGWSLDRPDGPRPARPSRPVAPELAAALAAYRTYVVAQADAFVRETARFVAAIQAGQLAEARRLYAPARAPYERIEPVAGLFPELIKRLDVRSDEFELRERDPAFVGFHRLEMALFTLGTTEGLGEVAERLAAETVTLRDRVAALAIPPAKAVGAASALIEGIAATKISGEEERYSRTDLWDFQANIEGSKVVFTLLRPLLTDRDFVARVERSYKRVEDLLARYRGPDGGFQSYDNLTARDRNALKGPITLLAEDLSTLRGRLGLD